In Chryseobacterium oranimense, a single window of DNA contains:
- a CDS encoding class I SAM-dependent methyltransferase — MSALRSYYYKLPPSLRLLGRKIYYFPIDLYDGLTGKRSKNEPKKGDIYVGGSDFIPHGIRQVNALKKYIGLQNTDHVLDVGCGIGRTAVALTEVLDKGTYDGFDAVEKGINWCNRHIGNKHPNFKFKFTPIYNDLYNTFSQKAENFTFPYQDAKFDKAFLFSVFTHMQIPEIKRYLSEISRVLKSDGQCLATFFLYDETRKEFGTMPFPYQYEGYRLMDDKVTAANIAVSIPLLNQMAAEAGLKVTTIKGGFWRTDVEKEGADEFQDIVVFNKI, encoded by the coding sequence ATGTCCGCATTAAGGTCATATTATTATAAACTTCCTCCCAGCCTGAGGCTTTTGGGGAGAAAAATCTATTATTTCCCGATAGATCTCTACGACGGGCTTACCGGAAAAAGATCCAAAAACGAGCCTAAAAAAGGAGATATTTACGTAGGCGGCAGCGATTTCATTCCTCATGGTATCCGACAGGTAAATGCACTTAAAAAGTACATCGGACTGCAAAATACAGATCACGTTCTGGACGTGGGATGCGGGATCGGAAGAACGGCAGTAGCCCTTACAGAAGTTCTCGATAAAGGAACCTATGATGGTTTTGATGCGGTGGAAAAAGGGATTAACTGGTGTAACAGGCACATTGGTAACAAGCACCCGAATTTTAAATTTAAATTCACTCCGATTTATAATGATCTGTACAATACATTCAGCCAAAAAGCGGAGAATTTTACATTTCCTTATCAGGATGCAAAATTTGACAAAGCATTCCTGTTCTCGGTGTTTACCCATATGCAGATACCTGAGATCAAAAGATACCTTAGCGAAATCAGCAGGGTTTTAAAAAGTGACGGCCAGTGCCTGGCAACATTTTTTCTGTATGATGAAACCAGGAAGGAATTCGGGACCATGCCGTTTCCCTATCAGTATGAAGGCTACAGGCTGATGGACGATAAGGTGACTGCAGCCAATATTGCCGTAAGTATTCCTTTGCTGAATCAGATGGCAGCCGAAGCCGGATTAAAAGTAACCACCATAAAAGGAGGATTCTGGAGAACCGATGTAGAAAAGGAAGGTGCAGATGAATTCCAGGATATTGTTGTATTCAATAAAATCTAA
- the pgi gene encoding glucose-6-phosphate isomerase: MLSKINPIHTNSWKALDEHFAGNDFDMRSLFQYNPNRFNEFSLQKDNFLFDYSKNLIDSRTKELLLNLANECQLKDAISKMFSGDKINETEGRAVLHTALRDFSDKEIIVDGENIKPQIRRVLDHMKAFSEKIISGEHKGFSGKEITDVVNIGIGGSDLGPVMVVSALKHFKTRLNVHFVSNVDGNHIAETVKKLNPETTLFIIASKTFTTQETMTNANSAKDWFLKAGKEEDVAKHFVALSTNVEAVKQFGIAEENIFEFWDWVGGRYSLWSAIGLSIVLAVGYDNFEQLLKGAHDTDQHFQTADFSENIPVLMGLLGIWYRNFYAATTYAILPYSQYLDRFAAYLQQGDMESNGKCVDRNGEFVEYETGPIIWGEPGTNGQHAFYQLIHQGTELIPADFIAYAKSSNAVSDHQPKLLANFFAQTEALAFGKSEEEVEQELRNEGKSEKEIDRLLNYKVFHGNTPTNSILFNELTPFSLGQLIALYEHKIFVQGVIWNIFSFDQFGVELGKVLANKILPELENGETISSHDSSTNGLINYYKGNK; this comes from the coding sequence ATGCTATCAAAAATAAATCCTATACATACCAACAGCTGGAAAGCTCTTGACGAACATTTTGCAGGCAACGACTTTGATATGAGAAGTCTTTTCCAGTACAATCCGAATCGTTTTAATGAATTCTCTCTGCAAAAAGACAATTTCCTTTTTGATTATTCTAAAAACCTGATCGATTCCAGAACAAAAGAGCTGTTGCTTAATCTGGCCAACGAATGCCAGCTGAAAGACGCTATCTCTAAAATGTTTTCCGGTGATAAGATCAACGAAACAGAAGGAAGAGCAGTTTTACATACCGCTTTAAGGGATTTTTCAGATAAAGAGATCATCGTGGACGGTGAAAACATCAAACCGCAGATCAGAAGAGTTCTTGACCATATGAAAGCTTTCTCTGAAAAAATTATTTCAGGAGAGCATAAAGGCTTCAGCGGAAAAGAAATTACCGATGTGGTCAATATCGGGATCGGAGGTTCAGATCTTGGACCGGTGATGGTTGTTTCGGCTTTAAAGCATTTTAAGACAAGATTAAACGTTCATTTCGTTTCAAATGTAGATGGGAATCACATTGCTGAAACTGTTAAAAAACTTAATCCTGAAACTACTTTATTCATTATTGCTTCCAAAACCTTTACCACCCAGGAAACCATGACCAATGCCAATTCGGCAAAAGACTGGTTCCTGAAAGCAGGAAAAGAAGAAGATGTGGCCAAACACTTCGTAGCCTTATCCACTAACGTTGAAGCAGTTAAACAATTCGGGATTGCAGAAGAAAATATTTTTGAATTCTGGGACTGGGTTGGAGGAAGATACTCACTCTGGAGCGCTATCGGCCTGAGCATCGTTCTGGCAGTAGGTTATGATAATTTCGAACAGCTTTTAAAAGGAGCGCACGACACCGACCAACATTTCCAGACGGCAGATTTTTCTGAAAATATCCCGGTTTTAATGGGGCTTTTAGGAATCTGGTACCGTAATTTTTACGCTGCAACCACCTATGCAATTCTTCCTTATTCACAATACCTGGACAGATTTGCAGCCTATCTTCAGCAGGGTGACATGGAAAGCAACGGAAAATGCGTTGACAGAAACGGTGAATTCGTGGAATATGAAACAGGCCCTATCATCTGGGGTGAGCCGGGAACAAACGGGCAGCATGCCTTCTATCAGCTTATCCATCAGGGAACGGAGCTTATTCCCGCAGATTTTATCGCTTATGCAAAAAGCAGCAATGCAGTTTCTGATCACCAGCCGAAACTTTTAGCTAACTTTTTTGCCCAGACTGAAGCGCTTGCTTTCGGAAAATCTGAAGAAGAAGTAGAGCAGGAATTAAGAAATGAGGGGAAAAGTGAGAAAGAAATCGACAGGCTTTTAAATTATAAAGTCTTTCACGGGAATACGCCTACCAACTCTATATTATTCAATGAATTAACTCCTTTTTCATTAGGACAGTTAATTGCATTGTACGAACACAAAATCTTTGTTCAGGGAGTAATCTGGAATATTTTCAGCTTCGACCAGTTCGGAGTGGAGTTGGGAAAAGTTTTAGCTAATAAAATCCTTCCGGAACTTGAAAACGGTGAGACTATCAGTTCTCACGACAGCTCTACGAACGGACTGATCAATTATTATAAAGGAAATAAATAG
- a CDS encoding RNA polymerase sigma factor, which translates to MSSQTETAFLKLVNQHKGILYKTSRIYADSLEDREDLQQEILIQLWKSYQNFKGNSEFSTWMYRVAINTAITYLKKEKQRTSNQTDVPQHFEIQNEDYNPSKDRQLEIFYSAVQELKALEKAVIFYFMEGMSHKEIGDHLGLSEGNARVKLNRTKEKIQQIIKKSGYEF; encoded by the coding sequence GTGAGCAGCCAGACTGAAACCGCATTTTTAAAGCTTGTCAACCAACACAAAGGTATTTTATATAAGACCTCCCGTATCTATGCGGATTCGCTGGAAGACCGGGAAGACCTTCAGCAGGAAATCCTGATCCAGCTCTGGAAATCCTACCAGAACTTCAAGGGCAACAGTGAATTTTCTACGTGGATGTACCGGGTTGCCATCAATACCGCCATTACTTATCTGAAAAAAGAGAAACAACGGACAAGCAATCAAACGGATGTACCCCAACATTTTGAAATCCAGAATGAAGACTACAATCCTTCAAAGGACAGGCAGCTGGAAATTTTCTACAGCGCAGTCCAGGAACTCAAAGCCCTTGAAAAGGCTGTTATCTTCTATTTCATGGAAGGAATGTCCCACAAGGAAATTGGTGACCATTTAGGATTGAGTGAAGGAAATGCCCGTGTAAAACTGAACAGAACCAAAGAAAAAATACAGCAAATCATAAAAAAATCAGGTTATGAATTTTGA
- a CDS encoding TraB/GumN family protein yields MKNLVQLGFAALLSFNMMTVKAQSKTTENSTLWEISGNGLTKSSYLAGTFHIMCSQDFEIKPKVMKALEKSDNFVMEINYTDPAEMTAMQKMFKADKKLSEQLNSEEAKELDNILIAGYGTDLKKMDNSSSQSLYALISMKAIPCPQTEIKMYEIELLQNAIKNKKKVYGLEKVEDQMASISKAYDLKAVIGQLKMGKQYEKLLREMITAFKKEDLKSVYTLFKDDKIMNAEQEKAMLTDRNKNWAEKMPDMMKKESSFFAVGGAHLMGENGVIQLLKSKGYTVKPVSGL; encoded by the coding sequence ATGAAAAACTTAGTACAATTGGGATTTGCAGCATTATTATCATTCAATATGATGACTGTAAAGGCACAGAGTAAAACTACAGAAAACAGTACTCTTTGGGAGATCTCAGGCAACGGACTTACAAAATCTTCCTATCTTGCAGGAACCTTCCATATCATGTGCAGCCAGGATTTTGAAATAAAGCCCAAAGTAATGAAAGCCCTGGAAAAATCTGATAATTTCGTGATGGAAATCAATTACACAGACCCTGCTGAAATGACCGCTATGCAGAAAATGTTCAAGGCTGATAAAAAACTTTCTGAGCAGCTTAATTCTGAGGAAGCAAAAGAACTGGATAATATCCTTATTGCCGGTTATGGAACCGATCTTAAGAAAATGGATAACTCAAGTTCCCAAAGCCTGTATGCATTAATCTCAATGAAAGCCATCCCATGTCCGCAGACTGAAATAAAAATGTATGAAATAGAGCTTCTTCAAAATGCCATAAAAAATAAAAAGAAAGTTTACGGCCTTGAAAAGGTAGAGGACCAAATGGCATCCATTAGTAAAGCATATGATCTGAAAGCGGTAATCGGGCAGCTGAAAATGGGAAAACAATATGAAAAATTACTCAGAGAAATGATCACAGCATTCAAAAAAGAAGATTTAAAATCTGTTTACACTCTTTTTAAAGATGATAAAATAATGAATGCCGAACAGGAAAAAGCAATGCTGACAGACCGAAATAAGAACTGGGCAGAAAAAATGCCTGATATGATGAAAAAGGAAAGCTCTTTCTTTGCCGTGGGAGGTGCTCATCTTATGGGTGAAAACGGAGTGATCCAGCTTCTGAAATCAAAAGGATACACGGTAAAACCGGTATCAGGCCTATAA
- a CDS encoding DUF4349 domain-containing protein, whose amino-acid sequence MKTTYIKLSLSAVLLLGIYSCKKGEAVTTERADYGITDSAAVTVSDSVSSAASMTVKDKQFIKTADVNMEVKDVYEATVSIEKTVQDLGGFVTHSNLHSNVISEDTYNTSGDEAMLIKKYQTENAMQVRVPTEKLGELLTLINDKKLFLNFRNINAEDVTLNIRYAEMENKRIKKTGENINQLKTNKDKVKLDNDNMAEGNLQQIANMDTADNIKYSTVDIYIKEPKLRIAEIAVTNTRNIDNKYKFNFMYDAKNGFVEGFYLIQKIAVGLITVWPLILILIAILYFLRKRKPTQPAHTKIPEQ is encoded by the coding sequence ATGAAAACGACTTACATTAAATTATCCCTGTCAGCAGTTCTTTTATTAGGAATCTATTCATGTAAAAAAGGCGAGGCTGTTACTACTGAACGGGCAGATTACGGTATTACAGATTCTGCAGCTGTGACTGTTTCAGATAGTGTATCATCCGCAGCAAGCATGACCGTAAAAGACAAACAGTTCATTAAAACAGCTGATGTGAATATGGAAGTAAAAGATGTTTACGAAGCAACGGTTTCTATTGAAAAAACTGTTCAGGATTTGGGAGGATTTGTAACCCACAGCAATCTCCATAGCAATGTCATTTCAGAGGACACTTACAATACTTCCGGTGATGAGGCCATGCTGATCAAAAAATACCAGACCGAAAACGCAATGCAGGTAAGAGTTCCTACAGAAAAATTAGGAGAGCTTCTTACCCTTATTAATGATAAAAAGCTTTTTCTGAATTTCAGGAATATTAATGCTGAAGATGTTACCTTAAACATCAGGTATGCAGAAATGGAAAACAAAAGAATAAAAAAGACAGGTGAAAACATCAACCAGCTGAAAACCAATAAGGACAAAGTAAAGCTTGACAATGATAATATGGCAGAAGGCAACCTGCAGCAAATTGCCAACATGGATACTGCAGACAATATAAAATACAGTACTGTAGATATTTACATTAAAGAGCCGAAGCTTCGCATTGCAGAAATTGCAGTAACCAATACCCGGAATATTGATAATAAATATAAATTCAATTTTATGTATGATGCCAAAAATGGTTTTGTAGAAGGGTTTTACCTGATCCAAAAGATTGCCGTAGGGCTGATTACCGTATGGCCTCTTATATTAATTTTAATAGCCATCCTGTATTTTTTACGAAAAAGAAAACCGACTCAACCAGCACATACAAAAATTCCTGAGCAATAA
- a CDS encoding acyl-CoA dehydrogenase family protein, whose translation MSNTFSKIRNAIELFRSIDFDQLSAISQKVDLPKLMQNFSKLDDKQLNGMMKMLDPNKKKRELPPIDGDFYDIYHTLTPEQREIQLKVRAFMEKEVKPLVNHYWLRDEFPFELIPKFQKLNICGVTYEGYGCPGMPFLMEGVIAMEMARIDASIATFFGVQSGLAMGSIYICGSEEQKQKWLPQMQKFEKIGAFGLTEPEVGSGAAGGLTVTCKKTPEGWILNGQKKWIGNATFADLVIIWARDLDSGEVKGFIVEKDNPGYSVEKIKGKMALRIVQNGLITLKDCLVTEENRLQNANSFKDTGKVLRMTRAGVAWMATGCARGAYESALQYTRTREQFGKPIASFQMIQGHLVEMLSNLTAMQTMVFRLSEMQDEGILKDEHASLAKVFCTLRTRDIVSRAREVMGGNGILLKYDVARFVADAEAIYSYEGTKEINSLIVGRSITGFSAFV comes from the coding sequence ATGTCAAATACCTTTTCCAAAATCAGAAACGCAATAGAGTTATTCAGATCCATAGATTTTGATCAGTTGAGTGCCATTTCTCAAAAAGTTGATCTGCCGAAACTGATGCAGAATTTTTCTAAACTGGATGATAAGCAGCTCAACGGAATGATGAAAATGCTTGATCCCAATAAGAAAAAACGGGAGCTTCCTCCTATTGATGGTGATTTTTATGATATCTACCATACTTTAACCCCTGAACAGCGGGAAATACAGCTAAAGGTAAGAGCCTTCATGGAAAAAGAAGTAAAACCTTTGGTGAATCATTACTGGCTCCGAGACGAATTTCCCTTTGAACTGATTCCCAAATTCCAGAAACTGAATATCTGTGGAGTAACTTATGAAGGATATGGATGTCCCGGAATGCCTTTTCTGATGGAAGGAGTCATTGCTATGGAAATGGCAAGAATTGATGCTTCTATAGCTACATTTTTCGGAGTACAATCCGGGCTTGCCATGGGATCTATCTACATTTGCGGATCAGAAGAGCAGAAGCAGAAATGGCTTCCCCAGATGCAGAAATTTGAAAAAATCGGGGCTTTCGGGCTTACAGAACCCGAAGTAGGTTCAGGAGCAGCAGGCGGGTTAACTGTAACCTGTAAGAAAACACCAGAAGGTTGGATCCTGAACGGACAGAAAAAATGGATCGGGAATGCAACATTTGCTGACCTGGTTATTATCTGGGCAAGGGATCTTGATAGTGGCGAAGTAAAAGGATTTATTGTAGAAAAAGATAATCCTGGTTATTCCGTCGAGAAAATCAAAGGAAAAATGGCATTGAGAATCGTTCAGAACGGGCTGATTACGTTAAAAGACTGTCTGGTGACCGAAGAAAACCGTCTGCAGAACGCCAATTCATTTAAAGATACCGGAAAAGTTTTACGAATGACCAGGGCAGGAGTGGCCTGGATGGCGACTGGTTGTGCAAGGGGTGCTTATGAAAGTGCCTTGCAATATACCAGAACCAGGGAACAGTTTGGGAAACCTATTGCCTCCTTCCAGATGATTCAGGGGCATCTGGTGGAAATGCTTTCCAACCTTACTGCGATGCAGACTATGGTTTTCCGCTTATCCGAGATGCAGGATGAAGGAATTCTGAAAGATGAGCACGCCTCGCTGGCTAAAGTTTTCTGTACTTTGAGAACCAGGGATATCGTGTCCAGAGCCAGAGAGGTAATGGGCGGTAACGGTATTCTGCTTAAATATGATGTGGCAAGGTTTGTGGCAGATGCCGAAGCCATTTACTCCTATGAAGGCACAAAAGAGATCAATTCCCTGATTGTGGGAAGATCTATAACTGGATTCAGTGCGTTTGTATAA
- a CDS encoding DoxX family protein: MKIVKFIFALLFGLMFINAGLNKFFNYMPMEKPTPEQMKLFAAFGEIHWLMPLVGIVEVIGGLLFIFPKTRALGAIVILPVMVGIVVHVFTIDKSTMGMSIAGALFLINLWMIIDNREKYKALIS, from the coding sequence ATGAAAATCGTTAAATTTATCTTTGCCCTTCTTTTCGGGCTTATGTTTATCAATGCCGGATTAAACAAATTCTTTAATTATATGCCAATGGAAAAGCCAACGCCTGAGCAAATGAAACTTTTTGCAGCATTTGGAGAAATTCACTGGCTGATGCCTCTGGTGGGAATTGTAGAAGTTATTGGCGGGCTATTATTTATTTTCCCAAAAACAAGAGCATTAGGAGCTATTGTCATTTTACCCGTAATGGTGGGAATTGTGGTTCACGTATTTACAATAGACAAATCTACTATGGGAATGTCCATCGCAGGAGCTCTGTTCCTGATTAATCTTTGGATGATTATTGATAACAGGGAGAAATATAAGGCTTTGATCAGTTAA
- a CDS encoding bacteriocin-like protein: MLKNLQKLDRENLKRINGGGGKPPICDIGPVGCPCIIPPGDPCLGGGGGGTNPGDNLGYCPDNQSYIPCDQVCPSGMSPFCAL, from the coding sequence ATGCTGAAAAATCTTCAAAAATTAGATCGTGAAAATTTGAAAAGAATTAATGGAGGCGGAGGTAAGCCTCCTATCTGCGATATCGGACCTGTAGGTTGTCCTTGCATAATTCCACCGGGAGACCCTTGTCTGGGAGGTGGAGGTGGCGGCACTAATCCGGGAGATAACCTGGGATACTGTCCAGACAACCAGTCTTATATTCCATGCGACCAGGTATGTCCAAGTGGGATGAGCCCATTCTGTGCATTATAA
- a CDS encoding AI-2E family transporter — MNFLRLPFLVNLTLVVISIIGLGYLLALGQSILAPFFLAFLMAMLFLPAATFMERRLRFPRSISTMTSVFIMLAILSGLIYFFGSQLSDFSKDLPHLRVQMTTVFSDLQHWISKTFNVKIDEQLDYINQGLNKLLSSSGVILGFTFGIFSSGFGFIVFFTLFFIFILNYRRVLNNFIVTVFNEKHKASVQEVVTEIRVMTKKYIFGLCLQVLIVSVLCSILLTVLGVKYAILLAVLTGLLNVIPYLGICISLLISCFIAFATGTPSTCIYVAIGYIAVHIIDGNIVLPFVVGSKVKINALFSFIGIILGEHLWGIAGMFLCIPAIAIIKIIFERVEGLKPWGKLLGEEEKPDKKKKSYKISKNITIKEMD; from the coding sequence ATGAATTTTCTTAGACTCCCTTTTCTTGTTAATCTAACGCTTGTAGTAATTTCCATTATCGGCCTGGGATATCTTCTGGCACTCGGACAAAGTATTTTAGCTCCCTTTTTCCTGGCTTTTTTAATGGCAATGCTGTTTCTGCCTGCTGCCACTTTTATGGAAAGAAGGCTGAGATTTCCAAGATCAATATCTACAATGACTTCAGTGTTTATCATGCTGGCTATTTTATCGGGACTTATTTATTTTTTCGGGTCACAGCTTTCTGATTTCAGCAAAGACCTTCCGCATCTCAGGGTGCAGATGACTACTGTTTTCAGCGATCTTCAGCACTGGATTTCCAAAACATTCAATGTAAAAATAGATGAACAGCTTGATTATATTAATCAGGGGCTCAATAAATTATTATCTTCTTCGGGGGTAATCCTTGGCTTTACTTTCGGAATTTTTTCGAGCGGTTTTGGCTTCATTGTATTTTTTACACTGTTTTTTATTTTTATTCTGAACTACAGAAGGGTTCTCAATAATTTCATTGTCACTGTTTTTAATGAAAAACATAAGGCAAGTGTACAGGAAGTGGTTACCGAAATCCGGGTGATGACGAAGAAATATATTTTCGGACTTTGCCTGCAGGTTCTGATTGTATCCGTTCTTTGCTCCATCCTCCTTACCGTTCTTGGGGTAAAATACGCTATACTTCTAGCCGTTCTTACAGGCTTGCTGAATGTGATTCCTTATCTGGGAATCTGTATTTCTCTTTTAATATCATGCTTTATTGCATTTGCAACCGGTACACCTTCCACCTGCATCTATGTAGCTATCGGATATATTGCTGTGCATATTATTGACGGAAATATTGTGCTGCCGTTTGTTGTAGGTTCCAAAGTAAAGATCAACGCTTTATTCTCTTTTATCGGTATTATTTTAGGAGAGCATCTTTGGGGAATTGCAGGAATGTTTCTCTGTATTCCGGCTATTGCCATCATTAAAATTATTTTTGAAAGAGTGGAAGGTTTAAAACCTTGGGGAAAATTGCTTGGTGAAGAGGAAAAGCCTGATAAAAAGAAGAAAAGCTATAAGATTTCCAAGAATATTACCATTAAGGAAATGGACTGA
- the lon gene encoding endopeptidase La, translating to MSLEEMIGDGFDIVAEEINLSDFSETDKNSEQRIFPILPVRNMVMFPNVVIPITAGRKTSIQLLEEAQKNGDFIGIVSQKNSDLEQPGEKDMYQTGTLAKIIKIIKLPEGNITAITKGFHRFKIKKIVESQPYFKAEISKLKDSQPKNKEEYEALLENIKELALKIIELDPNIPNAANFAIKNINNNDDLLNFICTNASFPSPSKQKLLEEKSLMERANKCYEMMHEDFRKLELRNQIHQKTSKDLDKQQREYFLNQQIRTIQDELGGGPESDVEDLINKAKAKKWSQEVEDHFQKEINRLQRQNPNAPDYNVQRNYLDFFTDLPWETYTKDVFDIAKAEKILDKAHFGLEDIKKRILEHMAVLKLKNNMKSPILLLVGPPGVGKTSLGKSVADALGRKYVRLSLGGLHDESEIRGHRKTYIGAMAGRILQSIKKSGTSNPVIVLDEIDKIGQGLHGDPSSALLEVLDPEQNKAFYDNFLEMGYDLSKVMFIATANSLSTIQTPLLDRTEIIQIAGYTMEEKTEIAKRHLIKKQQEENGLDTKSFKLGNPELKHIIEAHTSESGVRTLEKRIASIARWVALQTALMKEYDPKITVEKIDEILGVPRPKSLSEITGVPGVVTGLAWTSVGGDILYIESILSNGKGSLTMTGNLGTVMKESATIALEYIKAKHDELGIPQEEIEKKNIHVHVPEGATPKDGPSAGIAMLTSMVSSFKNKKVKPHLAMTGEITLRGKVLPVGGIKEKLLAATRAGIKEVILCEANRKDVEEIKKDYLKNLTVHYVNRMEEVIDFAIEK from the coding sequence ATGAGTTTAGAGGAAATGATCGGCGATGGATTTGACATTGTGGCGGAAGAGATCAATCTTTCAGACTTTTCGGAAACCGATAAGAATTCCGAACAGAGAATATTCCCTATACTTCCTGTAAGAAATATGGTCATGTTTCCCAACGTGGTAATTCCCATTACTGCCGGAAGAAAAACATCGATACAGCTTCTTGAAGAAGCACAGAAAAATGGTGATTTCATAGGAATCGTAAGCCAGAAAAATTCGGATCTGGAACAGCCGGGTGAGAAAGATATGTACCAGACCGGTACGCTTGCCAAGATCATCAAGATCATTAAGCTTCCTGAAGGTAATATTACCGCTATCACTAAAGGTTTCCACAGATTCAAAATAAAAAAGATTGTAGAAAGCCAGCCCTATTTTAAAGCGGAAATCAGCAAACTAAAAGATTCCCAGCCGAAAAATAAGGAAGAATATGAAGCTTTGCTTGAAAATATCAAAGAATTAGCTTTAAAAATCATAGAGCTTGATCCGAATATTCCGAATGCGGCAAATTTTGCTATCAAGAATATCAATAACAATGATGATCTTTTGAATTTCATCTGTACCAATGCCAGCTTCCCTTCCCCATCAAAGCAAAAGCTCCTTGAAGAGAAAAGTCTTATGGAAAGGGCCAACAAGTGCTATGAAATGATGCATGAAGATTTCAGAAAACTGGAATTAAGGAACCAGATTCATCAGAAAACATCAAAGGACCTTGACAAGCAGCAGAGAGAGTACTTCCTGAACCAACAGATCAGAACCATCCAGGATGAGCTTGGAGGCGGTCCGGAAAGTGATGTGGAAGATCTCATCAATAAAGCAAAAGCTAAAAAATGGAGCCAGGAAGTCGAAGACCATTTCCAGAAGGAGATCAACAGGCTGCAGCGGCAGAATCCCAATGCTCCGGATTACAATGTCCAGAGAAATTATCTTGATTTCTTTACGGATCTTCCGTGGGAAACCTATACAAAAGATGTCTTTGATATTGCCAAAGCTGAAAAGATTTTAGACAAAGCTCATTTCGGACTTGAAGACATCAAGAAAAGAATTTTGGAACACATGGCTGTTCTAAAATTAAAAAACAACATGAAGTCCCCTATTCTATTACTTGTAGGACCTCCGGGAGTAGGAAAAACATCTTTAGGAAAGTCTGTTGCTGATGCTTTGGGGAGAAAATATGTAAGATTATCCCTGGGCGGGCTTCATGACGAAAGTGAGATCCGCGGGCATAGAAAAACATATATTGGTGCAATGGCTGGGAGGATCCTCCAATCTATTAAGAAATCCGGCACCTCCAATCCTGTGATCGTGCTTGATGAGATCGATAAAATCGGGCAAGGCCTTCATGGCGACCCAAGCTCCGCTCTTTTAGAAGTTCTTGATCCTGAGCAAAATAAAGCTTTTTATGATAATTTCCTGGAAATGGGTTATGACTTGTCTAAAGTAATGTTTATTGCCACTGCCAATTCACTTTCCACCATCCAGACTCCTCTTCTGGACAGAACGGAGATCATTCAGATTGCCGGATATACCATGGAGGAAAAAACGGAGATTGCGAAAAGACACCTTATTAAAAAACAACAGGAAGAAAACGGTTTGGATACCAAATCGTTTAAGCTTGGAAATCCTGAACTTAAGCATATTATTGAAGCACACACTTCAGAAAGCGGGGTAAGAACCCTGGAGAAAAGGATTGCCTCCATTGCAAGATGGGTTGCTCTTCAGACTGCTCTAATGAAAGAATATGATCCGAAGATCACCGTTGAAAAAATAGACGAAATTCTGGGAGTTCCAAGACCGAAAAGCCTTTCCGAAATTACCGGAGTGCCCGGCGTGGTAACAGGTCTTGCCTGGACAAGTGTAGGTGGAGATATTTTATATATCGAAAGTATCCTGAGCAATGGAAAAGGAAGTCTCACGATGACCGGAAACCTAGGGACTGTCATGAAGGAGTCCGCAACCATCGCTCTGGAATACATCAAGGCCAAACACGATGAACTGGGAATACCGCAGGAAGAGATAGAAAAAAAGAATATTCACGTTCACGTTCCGGAAGGTGCAACACCAAAAGACGGACCATCGGCCGGTATTGCGATGCTGACTTCAATGGTTTCATCTTTTAAGAATAAAAAAGTAAAACCTCATCTTGCGATGACGGGAGAAATAACGTTAAGAGGAAAAGTGCTTCCTGTAGGCGGAATCAAAGAAAAACTTCTTGCTGCAACCAGAGCAGGAATCAAAGAAGTAATTCTGTGCGAAGCTAACAGAAAAGATGTAGAAGAGATTAAAAAGGATTACCTGAAAAACCTGACGGTACACTATGTCAACAGAATGGAAGAGGTAATAGACTTTGCCATCGAAAAATAA